A single Candidatus Angelobacter sp. DNA region contains:
- a CDS encoding ABC transporter ATP-binding protein, whose protein sequence is MKIELQEVGKKFKSLRALDSVSVTIEPGQVLALIGPNGAGKTTLLRCLAGIAAPDEGKLLYDGEQFLRERLDLRQRFLFLPDFPPVFDEWSPLQHLGMTLRLYGLDGAEIEERVLDLLREFDLLPLANAPFGTLSRGQRYKAALVALLTVDCEVWLLDEPFASGMDPNGISAFKRRAREGAARGRTIIYSTQILDAAERFSDRICVIHRGQIRAFMPTAELRSDRLSSTSALDDIFSQLREEDSA, encoded by the coding sequence ATGAAAATCGAGCTTCAGGAGGTCGGGAAGAAGTTCAAATCATTGCGCGCGCTCGACTCGGTTTCGGTGACCATCGAGCCGGGACAGGTGCTGGCGCTGATCGGCCCCAACGGAGCGGGGAAAACGACCCTGTTGCGCTGTCTTGCAGGCATTGCAGCACCTGATGAGGGAAAGCTGCTCTACGATGGAGAACAGTTTCTTCGCGAGCGGCTCGACCTGCGGCAGCGTTTTCTGTTTCTGCCGGATTTTCCGCCAGTGTTTGATGAGTGGTCTCCGTTGCAGCATCTGGGAATGACGCTGCGCCTGTACGGCCTCGACGGCGCGGAAATTGAGGAGCGTGTGCTTGATCTGTTGCGCGAGTTCGACCTGTTGCCGCTGGCGAACGCCCCGTTCGGCACACTTTCGCGGGGACAGCGGTACAAAGCGGCCTTGGTCGCTTTGCTGACAGTGGATTGCGAAGTCTGGTTGTTGGATGAGCCGTTCGCCTCCGGCATGGATCCCAACGGCATCAGTGCCTTCAAACGGCGCGCACGCGAAGGTGCGGCACGTGGCCGGACGATCATCTACTCGACACAAATACTCGACGCCGCGGAGCGCTTCTCAGACCGCATCTGTGTGATTCATCGCGGACAAATCCGCGCGTTCATGCCGACGGCTGAACTTCGAAGTGATCGCTTGTCTTCGACCTCCGCATTGGACGACATCTTCAGTCAACTTCGCGAGGAGGACAGCGCTTGA
- a CDS encoding phosphoribosyltransferase family protein, with protein sequence MSVSRADIMTFADRIDAGQQLGRYLARNNLQADLVLGLPRGGVVIAAEVARILHRPLEALLVRKIGHPRHREFAVGALAEDGTLVLDDAVLAQTGVPAEALQEVIAEETARLAGYRAKFLRPERPSLKDKTVLIVDDGLATGATMEVAVRSAKTRQANGVTVAVPVASENSTDRLTRVADSVLALLVDPGFDAVGRYYRSFPQTTDEEVMKILGTAG encoded by the coding sequence ATGTCAGTATCCCGGGCCGACATCATGACTTTCGCCGACCGCATCGACGCCGGACAACAACTGGGCCGTTACCTTGCCCGGAACAACCTCCAGGCAGACCTGGTTCTGGGTTTGCCCCGCGGTGGAGTGGTGATCGCGGCCGAAGTCGCCCGCATTCTGCACCGTCCTCTGGAGGCGCTGTTGGTTCGCAAGATCGGACATCCCCGGCACCGCGAGTTCGCTGTCGGCGCGCTGGCCGAGGATGGCACGCTGGTGCTGGACGACGCGGTCCTGGCGCAGACCGGAGTGCCCGCCGAGGCGCTCCAGGAAGTCATCGCCGAGGAAACAGCGCGGCTCGCCGGATACCGCGCCAAATTCCTCCGACCGGAGAGACCCTCGCTGAAAGACAAGACGGTGTTGATCGTTGACGACGGCCTGGCGACCGGCGCGACGATGGAAGTGGCCGTCCGCTCCGCAAAGACGCGCCAGGCGAACGGGGTTACGGTGGCGGTTCCGGTGGCGTCTGAAAACTCGACCGACCGGCTGACCCGCGTTGCAGACAGCGTTCTGGCGCTCCTGGTTGACCCCGGGTTCGACGCCGTGGGTCGTTACTACCGGAGTTTCCCGCAAACCACGGATGAGGAAGTAATGAAGATTCTGGGAACGGCGGGTTAG
- a CDS encoding PQQ-binding-like beta-propeller repeat protein: MKISRSSVAAALSLAAVCQFATPSATMAAPVEGWLTWRGPNQNGTSNEKNLPDKVDPAKPLWTAALPGQSTAVVANGRAFIMGYIGDGPDLQEVVVCFDAETGRQLWQHGYSDFLSDIIYHRYATASPTIDPETGNVYVQGTQGILTALTPDGKKLWDVSMMEHYGRLTFPNGRTASPLIDRDLLITRGITANWGAQGPGGDRFYAFDKKTGALVWASSPADRPHDNSFSLPVLGWLEGRRVFFTSCGDGSIVCVNARTGDPLWRIPLFKAGINSSVLVHNNDKIIAIYGTPYEPGQMVAMKIPRVMPANGSAGPVVVPRSEVELWSNELRTSTSSPILVGDTVYLTSEVGNLAAIDANSGKILWKLKLGIEQRNACPVYADGKLYVPMLNEPGQKEEGADETSGGKGAFYIVKPGATGGEVLSHVALEGRCFGVPTVYNGKIYVQTSKKLYCFGKKGNNPGLPPAAAGEKWPAAGAATQLQVIPSEVLLKPGEVASFHVRSLDANGLTVEERIDPKAIKWTHYIPPTAKVRAAMKGEFNSDGRFVAAMDSAPSAGAFEATYNGLKGYFRGRILPGLPIKQDFESFQLSETTTNNVEPPTKFAYPPLPWIGARFKFDVREKDGNKCLVKTIENRFFQRATVFMGDPDLKNYTIEADVMSEGNKRKMSDVGLINQRYKILLKGNEKKLEINSTDDLFRSSVPFNWSPNVWYHLKTRVDVASDGSGVVRAKVWPKSEAEPSAWTFEVPHKHAHQNGCPGLFGFSPQDMRVYLDNISVTAN; encoded by the coding sequence ATGAAAATTTCACGCTCGTCCGTTGCCGCCGCTCTCAGTCTCGCGGCGGTGTGCCAGTTCGCCACGCCATCCGCGACAATGGCCGCGCCCGTCGAGGGCTGGCTGACCTGGCGCGGTCCGAACCAGAACGGCACTTCAAACGAAAAAAATCTCCCCGACAAAGTTGACCCCGCCAAACCGCTCTGGACTGCCGCCCTTCCCGGCCAATCCACCGCCGTCGTGGCCAACGGCAGGGCATTCATCATGGGCTACATTGGTGACGGTCCGGACCTGCAGGAGGTGGTTGTGTGTTTTGATGCCGAGACCGGCAGGCAACTTTGGCAGCATGGCTACAGCGATTTCCTCAGCGACATCATTTATCATCGCTACGCCACGGCCAGTCCGACGATCGACCCCGAGACGGGGAACGTCTATGTGCAGGGAACGCAAGGAATTCTCACCGCACTCACGCCGGACGGCAAGAAGCTGTGGGATGTGTCCATGATGGAGCATTATGGGCGGTTGACGTTCCCGAACGGACGCACGGCTTCGCCGCTCATTGACAGGGATCTCCTCATCACGCGGGGCATCACGGCGAACTGGGGCGCCCAAGGACCGGGCGGCGACCGGTTTTACGCGTTCGATAAAAAGACGGGAGCACTGGTGTGGGCGTCATCTCCGGCGGACCGGCCGCACGACAATTCATTTTCGCTGCCGGTGCTCGGCTGGCTCGAAGGCAGGCGTGTTTTTTTCACCTCGTGCGGCGACGGGAGCATCGTCTGCGTGAACGCCCGCACCGGCGACCCTCTTTGGCGCATTCCGCTCTTCAAGGCCGGCATCAATTCATCGGTGCTGGTTCACAACAATGACAAGATCATCGCGATCTATGGCACGCCCTACGAACCTGGCCAGATGGTGGCGATGAAGATTCCGCGCGTGATGCCCGCGAATGGATCGGCTGGCCCGGTCGTCGTCCCTCGATCCGAAGTTGAACTCTGGAGCAACGAGCTGCGGACCTCCACCAGCTCGCCGATACTGGTGGGCGACACGGTCTATCTGACGAGCGAAGTGGGCAACCTCGCCGCGATCGACGCGAACAGCGGGAAGATTCTCTGGAAGCTCAAGCTCGGCATCGAGCAGCGCAACGCCTGCCCTGTTTATGCGGATGGCAAGCTGTATGTGCCGATGCTTAACGAGCCGGGCCAGAAGGAGGAAGGCGCTGACGAGACGTCGGGCGGCAAGGGCGCATTCTACATCGTGAAGCCCGGCGCGACGGGTGGCGAAGTGCTTTCGCACGTCGCGCTCGAGGGGCGTTGCTTCGGCGTGCCCACGGTTTACAACGGTAAAATCTATGTGCAGACGAGCAAGAAACTCTATTGCTTTGGCAAGAAGGGAAACAATCCGGGTCTGCCACCCGCGGCAGCCGGGGAAAAATGGCCTGCCGCCGGTGCGGCCACGCAGTTGCAGGTCATTCCCTCGGAAGTGTTGCTCAAACCTGGCGAGGTCGCGTCTTTCCACGTGCGTTCGCTTGATGCAAACGGCTTGACGGTTGAGGAGCGCATTGATCCGAAAGCGATCAAATGGACTCACTACATTCCACCCACGGCGAAGGTGCGCGCGGCCATGAAGGGCGAGTTTAACTCGGACGGCAGATTTGTCGCAGCGATGGATTCCGCACCGTCGGCCGGGGCATTCGAGGCAACTTACAACGGATTGAAGGGCTACTTCCGCGGCCGCATCCTTCCCGGCCTGCCGATCAAACAGGATTTCGAATCCTTCCAGTTGAGCGAGACCACGACGAACAATGTCGAACCGCCGACGAAGTTTGCATACCCGCCGTTGCCGTGGATTGGCGCGCGGTTCAAATTTGACGTGCGCGAAAAGGACGGCAATAAGTGCCTGGTGAAGACCATCGAGAACCGGTTCTTCCAGCGCGCGACCGTCTTCATGGGTGATCCCGATTTGAAGAATTACACCATCGAGGCCGATGTGATGAGCGAAGGCAACAAGCGCAAGATGTCCGACGTGGGACTGATCAACCAGCGCTACAAGATCCTGCTCAAAGGCAACGAGAAAAAACTGGAGATCAATTCCACGGACGATTTGTTTCGCTCCAGCGTGCCGTTCAACTGGTCGCCAAACGTCTGGTATCATCTCAAGACGCGAGTGGATGTTGCGTCAGACGGTTCGGGGGTGGTGCGCGCGAAAGTCTGGCCAAAGAGCGAGGCGGAGCCGTCCGCCTGGACGTTCGAGGTTCCGCACAAACACGCGCACCAGAACGGCTGCCCCGGGCTCTTTGGCTTCTCACCGCAGGACATGCGGGTATATCTGGACAACATTTCGGTGACTGCGAACTAA
- a CDS encoding MarR family transcriptional regulator, producing MPSFAARKPPPARPLPLDAPGRRRLPILLRHAWYGLNQAFRRRVAHLGITPDQFTVMRTLLERTGITQSELTEHMGSDPNTVASLLERMERSGLLERRQHEKDRRAHRLHLKPEGRRKYGKAREAALALQAEALSVLPAEEREKFLEHLALVADACRDAADKSPKRGK from the coding sequence ATGCCCTCTTTCGCCGCCCGAAAACCCCCGCCCGCCCGCCCCCTTCCCCTTGATGCCCCCGGCCGGCGCCGCCTGCCCATCCTGTTGCGCCACGCATGGTACGGGCTCAATCAGGCATTCCGCCGACGCGTCGCCCACCTCGGCATCACGCCAGACCAGTTCACCGTCATGCGTACCCTGCTCGAGCGCACCGGCATCACCCAAAGCGAACTCACGGAGCACATGGGCAGCGACCCCAACACCGTGGCGTCGCTACTGGAACGGATGGAGCGCTCCGGTTTGCTGGAACGCCGGCAGCACGAAAAGGACCGGCGCGCGCACCGCCTTCACCTGAAACCCGAGGGTCGGCGCAAGTACGGGAAGGCGCGCGAAGCCGCCCTTGCGCTGCAGGCTGAAGCACTCAGTGTCCTGCCGGCGGAGGAACGGGAAAAATTTCTCGAACACCTGGCGCTCGTCGCCGACGCCTGCCGCGACGCGGCCGACAAATCACCGAAGCGGGGAAAATAG
- a CDS encoding UvrD-helicase domain-containing protein, which produces MSRDYVLQPFRAPVNLQIDYARELNPQQHAAVIAPPGPSLVIAGAGAGKTRTLTYRVAFLLEQSVPADRVLLLTFTNKAAREMMGRVSDLIGGDTSSLWGGTFHSVGNRVLRRHADLVGYQRDFTILDREDAKDLIAACIDEADIDIKATRFPKADVLGDIFSLALNTGRPIPQILEEQFDYFTALAPQIEDIRQRYVKRKRATSVMDFDDLLVLWLGLLRDHAEIREYYQRQFQFILVDEYQDTNKLQSDLIDLLAARHHNVMVVGDDSQSIYSWRGANFQNILQFPKRYPEAKTYKIETNYRSTPEILSLANAAIAANVHQFAKQLTPARKSGVRPVVVPCGDTMQQAAFVAQRVLELRDEGVNLQEIAVLYRSHFHALELQLELTRRNIPFSITSGIRFFEQAHIKDVASYLKLACNPRDELAFKRLSKLLPGIGGRSADRMWSSFSARQGSREAGQETKHPIATALQSCASGVPKKAVTAWAQFVTTMAQLEDPSVRGNPGKMIRLTLEAGYEDYLKERFANYRSRQEDLDQLAGFARQFSTTQEFLTQLALLTNLEAEDDKPVSADTEQIRLSTIHQAKGLEFGVVFIIMLCDGLFPSSRSLEDVEDEEEERRLFYVAITRAKDELYLSHPLVRFTKGKGSDPLQQPSRFLNELPAGLRDEWNLRSFNPYG; this is translated from the coding sequence GGGCCCGTCGCTGGTCATCGCCGGCGCGGGCGCGGGCAAGACCCGCACACTCACCTACCGGGTCGCGTTTTTACTGGAACAAAGCGTTCCGGCCGACCGTGTCCTGCTGCTTACATTCACCAACAAAGCCGCCCGGGAAATGATGGGCCGCGTCAGCGACTTGATCGGCGGTGACACTTCATCGCTCTGGGGCGGCACGTTCCACTCCGTGGGAAACCGTGTTTTGCGGCGGCACGCCGACCTGGTGGGCTACCAGAGGGATTTCACCATTCTGGACCGCGAGGATGCGAAAGATTTGATCGCTGCATGCATAGACGAGGCGGACATTGACATCAAGGCCACGCGTTTTCCGAAGGCGGATGTCCTCGGCGATATTTTTTCGCTCGCTCTCAACACCGGGAGACCGATCCCGCAAATCCTTGAGGAGCAATTCGACTACTTCACCGCTCTGGCGCCACAGATCGAAGACATCCGGCAGCGGTACGTGAAACGCAAACGCGCCACGAGCGTGATGGACTTCGACGACCTGCTTGTGCTCTGGCTGGGCCTGCTCCGGGATCACGCTGAAATTCGCGAATATTACCAGCGCCAGTTCCAGTTCATTCTGGTGGACGAGTACCAGGACACGAACAAACTCCAGAGCGACCTCATCGATCTCCTGGCAGCGCGACACCACAACGTGATGGTGGTGGGCGACGATTCGCAGAGTATTTACTCGTGGCGCGGCGCGAACTTCCAAAACATTCTCCAGTTCCCGAAACGTTATCCGGAGGCGAAGACCTACAAGATCGAGACGAACTACCGCAGCACGCCGGAAATCCTGTCACTGGCCAACGCCGCCATCGCGGCCAATGTACATCAGTTCGCCAAGCAACTGACGCCCGCGCGCAAATCCGGAGTGAGGCCTGTGGTTGTTCCGTGCGGCGACACCATGCAGCAGGCGGCATTCGTCGCGCAGCGTGTGCTCGAATTGCGTGACGAGGGCGTCAATCTGCAGGAGATCGCAGTGCTGTACCGGTCGCATTTTCATGCGCTCGAACTTCAACTCGAGCTCACGAGGCGCAACATTCCGTTCAGCATCACCAGCGGCATCCGTTTTTTTGAACAGGCGCACATCAAAGACGTGGCATCGTACCTCAAGCTGGCCTGCAATCCGCGCGACGAACTTGCCTTCAAGCGCCTGTCAAAGCTCCTTCCCGGCATCGGGGGCAGGAGTGCGGACAGGATGTGGAGCTCTTTCAGCGCGCGGCAAGGAAGCCGGGAGGCAGGGCAAGAGACGAAGCATCCGATTGCGACCGCGCTGCAATCGTGCGCGAGCGGCGTGCCGAAGAAGGCAGTGACGGCCTGGGCGCAATTTGTGACCACCATGGCCCAGCTCGAAGATCCGTCGGTTCGTGGCAACCCCGGGAAAATGATCCGCCTCACTCTCGAAGCCGGTTATGAGGATTATCTGAAGGAGCGCTTCGCGAACTACCGCTCGCGGCAGGAAGACCTCGATCAACTCGCCGGTTTCGCGCGGCAGTTTTCGACCACGCAGGAATTCCTCACGCAACTGGCGCTGCTCACCAATCTCGAGGCCGAGGACGACAAGCCCGTGTCGGCCGACACCGAACAAATCCGGCTTTCGACGATTCACCAGGCCAAGGGCCTTGAGTTTGGCGTGGTGTTTATCATCATGCTGTGCGACGGGCTGTTTCCATCGTCCCGCTCGCTGGAGGACGTGGAAGATGAGGAGGAGGAACGCAGGCTGTTTTACGTCGCGATCACACGGGCAAAGGACGAACTGTATCTCAGCCATCCACTGGTCCGCTTCACGAAGGGCAAAGGAAGTGACCCCCTGCAGCAACCCTCCCGCTTCCTCAATGAACTCCCTGCCGGGCTTCGTGACGAATGGAACCTGCGCTCGTTTAATCCGTACGGTTGA
- a CDS encoding TIGR00266 family protein → MNTMHEVDYKVYGDDMQYVEVELDPMEAAVAEAGGMMYMDDGIEMETIFGDGSQQNSGFLGSLMSAGKRLLTGESLFMTVFQNRGTGKKRVAFGAPYPGKIIPVHLAEVGAELIAQKDAFLCAAKGVSVGIAFNKRIGAGFFGGEGFIMERLQGDGWAFIHAGGTIYQRDLGPGELLRVDTGCIVAFQPGVDFDIQFVGKIKSALFGGEGLFFATLRGPGRIWLQSLPFSRMADRILAAAPKAGGHGREEGSILGGLGRLIDGDNS, encoded by the coding sequence ATGAACACAATGCACGAAGTGGATTACAAAGTTTACGGCGATGACATGCAATATGTGGAGGTGGAACTCGATCCGATGGAGGCCGCCGTCGCTGAGGCCGGCGGCATGATGTACATGGACGACGGCATCGAGATGGAGACGATTTTCGGCGATGGCTCGCAGCAGAACAGCGGGTTTCTCGGTTCGTTGATGAGCGCGGGCAAGCGATTGCTGACCGGTGAATCGCTGTTCATGACCGTTTTCCAGAATCGCGGGACGGGCAAAAAGCGCGTGGCGTTCGGAGCGCCGTATCCGGGCAAGATCATTCCGGTCCATCTCGCCGAAGTCGGCGCCGAACTCATCGCGCAAAAGGACGCGTTCCTCTGCGCGGCCAAAGGCGTGAGCGTCGGCATCGCATTCAACAAGAGAATCGGCGCCGGTTTTTTTGGCGGCGAAGGTTTTATCATGGAGCGGTTGCAAGGCGACGGTTGGGCGTTTATCCACGCCGGCGGCACGATCTATCAGCGCGACCTCGGCCCCGGCGAACTGTTGCGCGTGGATACCGGCTGCATCGTCGCCTTTCAGCCGGGCGTTGACTTCGATATTCAATTCGTCGGCAAAATCAAGTCGGCGCTGTTCGGCGGTGAAGGCCTGTTCTTCGCGACTCTGCGCGGCCCGGGCCGCATCTGGCTGCAATCGCTTCCTTTCAGCCGGATGGCTGACCGGATACTCGCCGCCGCACCCAAAGCCGGTGGTCATGGACGTGAAGAGGGATCCATTCTCGGCGGCTTGGGGCGGCTGATCGACGGCGACAACTCCTGA
- a CDS encoding efflux RND transporter periplasmic adaptor subunit: protein MNKIIRITAGALFVSCVLTSCSRNDKAASASGTIDTDEVHVASRYGGRVEKTLAQEGDALKSGQTIAELDAAELQARRDQAAAVLAELEAGPRKEEIAAARHDWEALTADLDLATADARRADQLFANRTIAETEHDRAASRVNVLQQSVAAAKSRYDLLMAGTRPERLAQARAQLAEIEAQLREMRIVAPADSVLEVLSVKPGDVLAPNREVATLLLPQHLWVRVYVPEQWLGHIKPGDAVKVRVDSFENREFQGTIEQIARGAEFTPRNVQTVEDRIKQVFGVKVRLDNRDELLRAGMSADVVFSNIPADLKTAGSN from the coding sequence GTGAACAAAATCATTCGCATCACCGCGGGCGCTCTTTTTGTCTCCTGCGTTTTGACCTCCTGTTCCCGGAATGACAAAGCCGCCTCGGCGTCAGGAACGATTGACACCGACGAAGTCCACGTTGCCTCACGCTACGGCGGCCGCGTGGAAAAAACCCTGGCGCAGGAAGGGGACGCGCTTAAATCCGGCCAGACGATTGCCGAACTCGACGCCGCCGAGTTGCAGGCGCGGCGTGATCAAGCTGCCGCGGTGCTGGCGGAATTGGAAGCCGGGCCGCGCAAAGAGGAGATTGCCGCCGCTCGACACGACTGGGAAGCGCTCACGGCGGACCTGGACCTGGCGACCGCGGACGCGCGACGCGCGGACCAACTGTTTGCCAACAGGACGATCGCGGAAACGGAACACGACCGGGCCGCCAGTCGCGTGAATGTTTTGCAACAGAGCGTCGCGGCGGCGAAGAGCCGCTATGATCTGCTGATGGCCGGCACGCGTCCGGAGCGCCTCGCTCAAGCCCGTGCGCAACTCGCCGAGATCGAAGCGCAGTTGCGCGAAATGCGGATCGTAGCGCCGGCGGACAGCGTGCTCGAAGTCTTGAGCGTGAAGCCGGGCGACGTGCTTGCGCCCAACCGAGAGGTGGCGACGTTGCTCCTGCCGCAGCATCTTTGGGTGCGTGTTTATGTGCCCGAGCAGTGGCTGGGTCACATCAAACCCGGCGATGCTGTCAAGGTTCGCGTGGATTCATTCGAGAACAGGGAATTCCAGGGCACGATCGAGCAGATCGCGCGCGGCGCTGAATTCACGCCGCGCAATGTTCAGACCGTCGAGGATCGCATCAAACAGGTGTTTGGAGTGAAGGTGCGCCTGGACAATCGCGACGAGCTATTGCGCGCCGGGATGTCTGCGGACGTAGTGTTCTCCAACATTCCCGCGGACTTGAAAACGGCGGGCTCGAATTAG